A DNA window from Pseudomonas tohonis contains the following coding sequences:
- a CDS encoding UbiX family flavin prenyltransferase gives MTPRRLVVGISGASGFVYGVRLLELLEQLGIESHLVLSRAAQLTMAHETDYKLADVIARASHHHRAEDVAAGIASGSFRCLGMVVAPCSMRTLAEIASGASSSLLTRAADVTLKERRPLVLMARETPLTLAHLRNMTTVTEMGGIIAPPVPAFYARPQSLSQMVDHSLGRVLDLFGLDAGTALRWGEPAPDANAAGGHSATPKELA, from the coding sequence ATGACGCCGCGTCGCCTGGTGGTGGGCATCAGCGGCGCCTCGGGCTTCGTCTACGGCGTGCGCCTGCTGGAGCTGCTGGAGCAGCTGGGGATCGAGAGCCACCTGGTGCTGAGCCGCGCGGCGCAGCTGACCATGGCCCACGAGACCGACTACAAGCTGGCCGACGTCATCGCCCGCGCCAGCCACCACCACCGCGCCGAGGACGTCGCCGCCGGCATCGCCAGCGGCTCGTTCCGCTGCCTGGGCATGGTGGTGGCGCCCTGCTCCATGCGCACCCTGGCGGAGATCGCCAGCGGCGCCTCCTCCAGCCTGCTGACCCGCGCCGCCGACGTCACCCTCAAGGAACGCCGGCCGCTGGTGCTGATGGCCCGCGAGACGCCGCTGACCCTGGCGCACCTGCGCAACATGACCACCGTCACCGAGATGGGCGGGATCATCGCCCCGCCGGTGCCGGCCTTCTACGCCCGCCCGCAATCGCTTTCACAGATGGTCGACCACAGCCTCGGCCGGGTGCTCGACCTGTTCGGCCTCGACGCCGGCACCGCGCTGCGCTGGGGCGAACCCGCCCCGGACGCCAACGCCGCCGGCGGCCATTCCGCAACCCCGAAGGAGCTCGCATGA
- a CDS encoding ABC transporter permease: protein MWLRSYSTSLYLFLYAPIALIILFSFNAGRSGLSFECCSVQWFGRAFGNPFIMEALGNSALIALCSALIATLFGTLAVFGLQRVGRRVRMFFDALTYCAIIIPGIVIGIATLIAFISLFEVLNPLLDLLLGAGLPRLRMGFITVVAAHSLFTMALVMVIVRTRVESLDKALLEASADLYAPPLETFRRVVLPQIAPAIMAGFLLAFTFSFDDFIIAFFVAGSETTLPIYIFSSIRRGITPEINAISTVIICASLALLFTSRYLQNRRTGA, encoded by the coding sequence ATGTGGCTGCGCAGCTATTCCACCTCGCTGTACCTGTTCCTCTATGCACCCATCGCGCTGATCATCCTCTTCAGCTTCAACGCCGGGCGCAGCGGGCTGTCCTTCGAATGCTGCTCGGTGCAGTGGTTCGGTCGCGCCTTCGGCAACCCCTTCATCATGGAGGCCCTGGGCAACAGCGCGCTGATCGCCCTGTGCTCGGCGCTGATCGCCACCCTGTTCGGCACCCTCGCGGTGTTCGGCCTGCAGCGGGTAGGGCGGCGCGTGCGCATGTTCTTCGACGCCCTGACCTACTGCGCGATCATCATCCCCGGCATCGTCATCGGCATCGCCACGCTGATCGCCTTCATCAGCCTGTTCGAGGTGCTCAACCCGCTGCTGGACCTGCTCCTCGGCGCCGGCCTGCCGCGCCTGCGCATGGGCTTCATCACCGTGGTCGCGGCCCACTCGCTGTTCACCATGGCGCTGGTGATGGTCATCGTCCGCACCCGCGTCGAGTCCCTGGACAAGGCCCTGCTGGAAGCTTCCGCCGACCTCTACGCGCCGCCGCTGGAAACCTTCCGCCGCGTGGTGCTGCCGCAGATCGCGCCGGCGATCATGGCCGGCTTCCTCCTGGCGTTCACCTTCAGCTTCGACGACTTCATCATCGCCTTCTTCGTCGCCGGCTCGGAAACCACGCTGCCCATCTACATCTTCTCGTCGATCCGCCGGGGCATCACCCCGGAGATCAACGCCATCTCGACCGTGATCATCTGCGCCTCCCTGGCGCTGCTGTTCACCTCCCGCTACCTGCAGAACCGCCGCACCGGCGCCTGA
- a CDS encoding GNAT family N-acetyltransferase, whose translation MPLTFRPATPADAPAIAPLVYRSGPAAFDHAFARNGHSAVDFLRWTLAREAGEFGYKAHWVGEQEGRIVATGTAFSGEANLRNSLAALGQIIGFYRLGAASVIRRGLQLERIIQPPPAATCYLAHLGVEDGLTGQGIGRQLIDHLLQQGRHAGLQRAALDVSAANPRAQALYERLGFVVERERPSTLPGIAAHRFMTRGI comes from the coding sequence ATGCCGCTGACCTTCCGCCCCGCGACACCCGCCGACGCCCCGGCCATCGCCCCGCTGGTGTATCGCTCCGGACCCGCCGCCTTCGACCATGCCTTCGCCCGCAACGGCCACAGCGCGGTGGATTTCCTGCGCTGGACCCTGGCGCGGGAAGCCGGCGAGTTCGGCTACAAGGCGCACTGGGTGGGCGAGCAGGAGGGCCGCATCGTCGCCACCGGCACCGCCTTCAGCGGCGAGGCCAACCTGCGCAACAGCCTCGCGGCGCTGGGGCAGATCATCGGCTTCTACCGCCTCGGCGCCGCGTCGGTGATCCGCCGTGGCCTGCAACTGGAACGCATCATCCAGCCGCCACCGGCCGCCACCTGCTACCTCGCCCACCTGGGCGTGGAAGACGGCCTCACCGGCCAGGGCATCGGCCGGCAACTGATCGACCACCTCCTGCAACAGGGCCGCCACGCCGGCCTGCAGCGCGCCGCCCTCGACGTCTCGGCCGCCAACCCCCGCGCCCAGGCGCTCTACGAACGCCTCGGCTTCGTGGTGGAACGGGAGCGCCCCTCCACTCTCCCCGGCATCGCTGCGCATCGGTTCATGACCCGGGGGATTTGA
- a CDS encoding CobW family GTP-binding protein, which produces MNTAFNAPTPNRKIPVTILTGFLGAGKTTLLNYILKENHGHRIAVIENEFGEVGIDGDLVLSSESEEIYEMVNGCVCCTAEVREDLVRIIRELVKRPVRLDRILIETSGLADPYPVAQSFFIDDPIAEEVELDAIVTLVDAKHVAQHLEDLQLDGVDNQAVDQIVCADRIIINKVDLVGGEELADLQGKVRSLNATAELVTSSYARIDLDGILGVGAFEATRKLMEIGAEHHDLDHEHDHHGHGADDGHEHDPSVSSVGIAVTREIDLMAFHRWISDLRQRQADTLYRMKGVLAVQGEDQRYVLQGVHSLVEFRASTPWGNEVRTSKIVFIGRDLDRAALNEGFAACLAG; this is translated from the coding sequence ATGAACACTGCATTCAACGCCCCGACGCCCAACCGCAAGATCCCGGTGACCATCCTCACCGGCTTCCTCGGGGCCGGCAAAACCACCCTGCTCAACTACATCCTCAAGGAGAACCACGGCCACAGGATCGCCGTGATCGAGAACGAGTTCGGCGAAGTCGGCATCGACGGCGACCTGGTGCTCAGCTCCGAGAGCGAGGAGATCTACGAGATGGTCAACGGCTGCGTGTGCTGCACCGCCGAGGTCCGCGAGGACCTGGTGCGCATCATCCGCGAGCTGGTGAAGCGCCCGGTGCGCCTGGACCGCATCCTCATCGAGACCAGCGGCCTGGCCGACCCCTACCCGGTGGCGCAGAGCTTCTTCATCGACGACCCGATCGCCGAGGAAGTGGAGCTGGACGCCATCGTCACCCTGGTGGACGCCAAGCACGTCGCCCAGCACCTGGAAGACCTGCAGCTGGACGGCGTCGACAACCAGGCGGTGGACCAGATCGTCTGCGCCGACCGCATCATCATCAACAAGGTGGACCTGGTGGGCGGCGAGGAACTGGCCGACCTGCAGGGCAAGGTGCGCAGCCTCAACGCCACTGCCGAGCTGGTGACCTCCAGCTACGCGCGCATCGACCTGGACGGCATCCTCGGCGTCGGCGCCTTCGAGGCCACCCGCAAGCTGATGGAGATCGGCGCGGAGCACCACGACCTTGACCACGAACACGACCACCACGGTCACGGCGCGGACGACGGCCACGAGCACGACCCCAGCGTCAGCTCGGTGGGCATCGCCGTGACCCGGGAGATCGACCTGATGGCCTTCCACCGCTGGATCAGCGACCTGCGCCAGCGCCAGGCCGACACCCTCTACCGCATGAAGGGCGTGCTCGCCGTGCAGGGCGAGGACCAGCGCTACGTGCTGCAGGGCGTGCACAGCCTGGTGGAATTCCGCGCCTCCACGCCCTGGGGCAACGAGGTGCGCACCAGCAAGATCGTGTTCATCGGCCGCGACCTCGACCGCGCCGCCCTCAACGAGGGGTTCGCCGCCTGCCTCGCGGGCTGA
- a CDS encoding aldehyde dehydrogenase family protein, with amino-acid sequence MRDQLYINGQWVRPDLGGHFDVLDPSSGDLIQRVPAATEEDIDHAVRAARQAFNRGWGQTTGAERAGWLEALANELEGRQDALAVLEVRDNGKPLPEAQWDIADAIGCFRYYAELARELDGRQDEALELPDARFRCRIRHEPVGVAGQIIPWNYPLLMAAWKVAPALAAGATCVLKPSELTPLTALELASAADRIGLPFGVLNVVTGLGGDAGGPLSQHPGVDKLAFTGSVPTGAKIMSAAAADIKNISLELGGKSAFIVFDDADVEAAVEWIMFGIFWNQGQVCSATSRLLVQEGIAPRLLERLVAEARRITIGPGLERGVLLGPLVSAGQYQKVLGMIEQGTREATLISGGKRPAHLSHGYFLEPTIFDEPADNASIWREEVFGPVLCVKRFKTEADALRMANDSRFGLAAAVMSADLDRAARVANALRAGIVWVNCSQPTFTQAPWGGMKQSGIGRELGRWGLDNYLEVKQVTEYRSQEPWGWYLK; translated from the coding sequence ATGCGTGACCAGCTGTATATCAACGGCCAATGGGTACGCCCGGACCTGGGCGGCCATTTCGACGTGCTCGACCCGAGCAGCGGCGACCTGATCCAGCGCGTGCCGGCGGCCACCGAGGAAGACATCGACCACGCCGTGCGCGCCGCGCGCCAGGCCTTCAACCGCGGCTGGGGGCAGACCACGGGCGCCGAGCGTGCCGGCTGGCTGGAGGCCCTGGCCAACGAACTGGAAGGGCGCCAGGACGCCCTGGCGGTGCTGGAGGTGCGCGACAACGGCAAGCCGCTGCCCGAGGCGCAATGGGACATCGCCGATGCCATCGGCTGCTTCCGCTACTACGCCGAACTGGCCCGCGAGCTGGACGGCCGCCAGGACGAGGCGCTGGAGCTGCCGGACGCGCGCTTTCGCTGCCGCATCCGCCACGAGCCGGTGGGCGTGGCCGGGCAGATCATCCCCTGGAACTACCCGCTCCTGATGGCCGCCTGGAAGGTCGCCCCGGCCCTGGCGGCGGGCGCCACCTGCGTGCTCAAGCCGTCGGAGCTGACCCCGCTCACCGCCCTGGAACTGGCCAGCGCGGCCGACCGCATCGGCCTGCCCTTCGGCGTGCTCAACGTGGTCACCGGCCTCGGCGGCGATGCCGGCGGGCCGCTCAGCCAGCACCCGGGCGTGGACAAGCTGGCCTTCACCGGCAGCGTGCCGACGGGGGCGAAGATCATGTCGGCGGCGGCGGCCGACATCAAGAACATCAGCCTGGAGCTGGGCGGCAAGTCGGCCTTCATCGTCTTCGATGACGCCGATGTCGAGGCCGCGGTGGAATGGATCATGTTCGGCATCTTCTGGAACCAGGGCCAGGTGTGCAGCGCCACCTCGCGCCTGCTGGTGCAGGAAGGCATCGCCCCGCGACTGCTCGAGCGCCTGGTCGCCGAGGCCCGGCGCATCACCATCGGCCCGGGGCTGGAACGCGGCGTGCTGCTGGGCCCGCTGGTCAGCGCCGGGCAGTACCAGAAGGTGCTGGGGATGATCGAGCAGGGCACCCGCGAGGCCACCCTGATCAGCGGCGGCAAGCGCCCCGCGCACCTGTCCCACGGCTACTTCCTGGAGCCGACCATCTTCGACGAGCCGGCCGACAACGCCAGCATCTGGCGCGAGGAGGTCTTCGGCCCGGTGCTCTGCGTCAAGCGCTTCAAGACCGAGGCCGACGCCCTGCGCATGGCCAACGACAGCCGCTTCGGCCTCGCCGCCGCCGTGATGAGCGCCGACCTCGACCGCGCCGCACGGGTGGCCAACGCCCTGCGCGCCGGCATCGTCTGGGTCAACTGCTCGCAACCCACCTTCACCCAGGCGCCCTGGGGCGGGATGAAACAGAGCGGCATCGGCCGCGAGCTGGGCCGCTGGGGGCTGGACAACTACCTGGAGGTCAAGCAGGTCACCGAATACCGCAGCCAGGAACCCTGGGGGTGGTACCTCAAGTGA
- a CDS encoding VOC family protein has translation MSTLETVELKAFVPAKDYEQSQSFYLDLGFRPGGVSDEIAYFSHGDCAFLLQNFYEPALAENLMMHLLVKDVEAWWQHVQASGVIERYGVRAIAPQDQPWRMRDFVLFDPSGVLWRIGQNI, from the coding sequence ATGAGCACGCTGGAAACCGTTGAACTGAAGGCCTTCGTCCCCGCGAAGGACTACGAGCAGAGCCAATCCTTCTATCTGGACCTGGGCTTCAGGCCCGGCGGCGTGTCCGACGAGATCGCCTACTTCAGCCATGGCGACTGCGCCTTCCTGCTGCAGAACTTCTACGAGCCGGCCCTGGCCGAGAACCTGATGATGCACCTGCTGGTGAAGGACGTTGAGGCCTGGTGGCAGCACGTGCAGGCCAGCGGAGTGATCGAGCGCTACGGGGTGCGCGCCATCGCGCCCCAGGACCAGCCCTGGCGCATGCGCGACTTCGTGCTGTTCGACCCCAGTGGCGTGCTCTGGCGCATCGGCCAGAACATCTGA
- a CDS encoding nucleobase:cation symporter-2 family protein, with the protein MNSAVHPVDQVLPLRQMLTLGLQHMAVSYIGAIAVPLIVASALKMSQADTVLLISTTLFCCGIATLMQTLGFWKFGVRLPILQGAAFSSVGPVIAIGSNPDVGVAGICGAVIGAGIFTMLVAPWVGRLRRLFPPVVTGCIVTVIGLQLFPIAYEWAGGGRNHSDFGAPGFLLVTLVVLAVILLVTRYGSPLLRNMSVLIGMLVGGGLAYALGMGNFHGVEEAPWLTVPVPFHFGVPTFALIPIATLVVVMIVQMVESMGLFVAIGDIVERPVEDRQVVAGLRANGLSSAIAGMFAAFPFIAFMENVGLVILTGVRSRWVVAVSGLMMCTVALIPKAGAIIASMPTAALGGAAVAMFGVVAAAGIQTLAKVDYERNRYNVLIVGFTIAAALVPVLSPALFHQLPAWSQPFLHSSVVIACLVSVGLNAALNGVGVPDAANGKTLHDVL; encoded by the coding sequence ATGAATTCAGCCGTGCACCCGGTAGACCAGGTTCTGCCGCTCCGTCAGATGCTCACCCTCGGCCTGCAACACATGGCCGTCTCCTACATCGGCGCCATCGCCGTCCCGCTGATCGTCGCCAGCGCCCTGAAGATGTCCCAGGCGGACACGGTGCTGCTGATCAGCACCACGCTGTTCTGCTGCGGCATCGCCACCCTGATGCAGACCCTGGGCTTCTGGAAGTTCGGCGTGCGCCTGCCGATCCTCCAGGGCGCCGCCTTCAGCAGCGTGGGGCCGGTGATCGCCATCGGCAGCAACCCCGATGTCGGCGTCGCCGGCATCTGCGGCGCGGTGATCGGCGCCGGGATCTTCACCATGCTGGTGGCGCCCTGGGTGGGCCGCCTGCGCCGGCTGTTCCCGCCCGTGGTCACCGGCTGCATCGTCACGGTGATCGGCCTGCAGCTGTTCCCCATCGCCTACGAATGGGCCGGCGGCGGGCGCAACCACAGCGACTTCGGCGCCCCCGGCTTCCTGCTGGTGACGCTGGTGGTGCTGGCGGTGATCCTGCTGGTGACCCGCTACGGCAGCCCGCTGCTGCGCAACATGTCGGTGCTGATCGGCATGCTGGTGGGCGGCGGCCTGGCCTACGCGCTGGGCATGGGCAACTTCCATGGCGTGGAAGAGGCGCCCTGGCTGACGGTGCCGGTGCCCTTCCACTTCGGCGTGCCCACCTTCGCGCTGATCCCCATCGCCACCCTGGTGGTGGTGATGATCGTGCAGATGGTCGAGTCCATGGGCCTGTTCGTGGCCATCGGCGACATCGTCGAGCGCCCGGTGGAAGACCGCCAGGTGGTCGCCGGGCTGCGCGCCAACGGCCTGTCCAGCGCCATCGCCGGGATGTTCGCCGCCTTCCCCTTCATCGCCTTCATGGAGAACGTCGGCCTGGTGATCCTCACCGGCGTGCGCAGCCGCTGGGTGGTGGCCGTCAGCGGCCTGATGATGTGCACCGTGGCGCTGATCCCCAAGGCCGGCGCCATCATCGCCTCGATGCCCACCGCGGCCCTGGGCGGCGCCGCCGTGGCGATGTTCGGCGTGGTCGCCGCTGCGGGCATCCAGACGCTGGCCAAGGTCGACTACGAGCGCAACCGCTACAACGTGCTGATCGTCGGCTTCACCATCGCCGCCGCCCTGGTGCCGGTGCTCTCCCCGGCCCTGTTCCATCAACTGCCCGCGTGGAGCCAGCCCTTCCTGCACAGCAGCGTGGTGATCGCCTGCCTGGTGTCGGTGGGCCTCAACGCCGCCCTCAACGGGGTCGGCGTGCCGGACGCCGCGAACGGCAAGACCCTGCACGACGTGCTCTGA
- a CDS encoding UbiD family decarboxylase yields the protein MTLPSFATTQDFHAFIEAYRERFADDVLTIAEPLSSDQDVTALVDALAARGRHPLLICERVGNLGVPVATNLFASRTRIARLFGTTPAKLHEVFQARANAPIPPVYLDSGPVLDEVVEGEALDLALLPMLKHFDSDRGPYITNAIIVAQDPVTGVANMSYHRSMRHARQALATSLHSRGHLWRMLQAARERGEELPVAMVVGAHPLFMLAAAARLPYGADERAVAGGLFGAPLELVKTPRYGIGVPAHAEFVLEGAIDPTAYAEEGPFGEFSGYSSDRSTNNVLRVDTLLRRRDAWLVDVVGGRYAEHLTLARLPREAEMSEKLKARFPAVTAVHYPNSGTHFHCYVALDQSRDGEARQIMLALLGWDPYLKTVIAVDSDIDISDDSQVLWALATHFQPHQDLFTIDGLPGSPLDPSSSANGTTSRMGLDATRSSGFDGIRAQLDPRIQGRMRQLLKSYLPGSPS from the coding sequence ATGACCCTGCCGAGCTTTGCCACGACCCAGGATTTCCACGCGTTCATCGAGGCCTACCGCGAGCGCTTCGCCGACGACGTGCTGACCATCGCCGAACCCCTTTCCAGCGACCAGGACGTCACCGCCCTGGTCGACGCCCTGGCCGCCCGGGGCCGCCACCCGCTGCTGATCTGCGAGCGGGTGGGCAACCTTGGCGTGCCGGTGGCGACCAACCTGTTCGCCTCGCGAACCCGCATCGCCCGGCTCTTCGGCACCACCCCGGCGAAGCTCCACGAGGTGTTCCAGGCCCGCGCCAACGCGCCCATCCCGCCGGTCTACCTGGACAGCGGCCCGGTGCTCGACGAGGTGGTCGAGGGCGAGGCGCTGGATCTGGCGCTGCTGCCGATGCTCAAGCATTTCGACAGCGACCGCGGGCCCTACATCACCAACGCCATCATCGTCGCCCAGGACCCGGTCACGGGCGTGGCCAACATGAGCTACCACCGCTCCATGCGCCATGCCCGCCAGGCCCTGGCCACCAGCCTGCATTCGCGCGGCCACCTGTGGCGCATGCTGCAGGCCGCCCGCGAGCGCGGCGAGGAGCTGCCGGTGGCCATGGTGGTCGGCGCCCACCCGCTGTTCATGCTGGCCGCCGCCGCGCGCCTGCCCTATGGCGCCGACGAGCGTGCGGTGGCCGGCGGCCTGTTCGGCGCGCCCCTGGAGCTGGTGAAGACGCCGCGCTACGGCATCGGCGTGCCGGCCCACGCGGAGTTCGTGCTGGAGGGCGCCATCGACCCCACCGCCTATGCCGAGGAAGGCCCCTTCGGCGAGTTCAGCGGCTACTCCTCCGACCGCTCCACCAACAATGTGCTGCGCGTCGACACCCTGCTGCGCCGCCGCGACGCCTGGCTGGTGGACGTGGTCGGCGGGCGCTACGCCGAGCACCTGACCCTGGCACGCCTGCCCCGCGAGGCGGAGATGAGCGAGAAGCTCAAGGCGCGCTTCCCGGCGGTGACCGCCGTGCACTACCCCAACTCCGGCACCCACTTCCATTGCTACGTGGCGCTGGACCAGAGCCGCGACGGCGAGGCGCGGCAGATCATGCTCGCCCTGCTCGGCTGGGACCCGTACCTGAAGACGGTGATCGCGGTGGACAGCGACATCGACATCAGCGACGACAGCCAGGTGCTCTGGGCGCTGGCCACGCACTTCCAGCCGCACCAGGACCTGTTCACCATCGACGGCCTGCCGGGCAGCCCGCTGGACCCCTCCTCCTCGGCCAACGGCACCACCTCGCGCATGGGCCTGGACGCCACCCGTAGCTCGGGCTTCGACGGCATCCGCGCGCAGCTCGACCCGCGCATCCAGGGGCGCATGCGCCAGCTGCTCAAGAGCTACCTGCCGGGGAGCCCGTCATGA
- a CDS encoding PAS domain-containing protein: MPAQIDIKEVHWLLDIVQCIDVGVVVLDRQYRVEVWNSFMENHSGLGPDEVHGKVLFELFEEIDETWLRRKVDSVVQLGTRAFSLWEQRPYLVRFKNYQPITGEEDFMYQNVTLLPLMGASGSVEHLCVVIYDVTEVARYKKQVAALRAGDGGPA; this comes from the coding sequence ATGCCGGCACAGATCGATATCAAAGAGGTTCACTGGCTGCTCGACATCGTGCAGTGCATCGACGTCGGCGTGGTGGTGCTCGACCGCCAGTACCGCGTGGAGGTGTGGAACAGCTTCATGGAGAACCACTCCGGCCTGGGCCCGGACGAGGTCCACGGCAAGGTGCTGTTCGAGCTGTTCGAGGAGATCGACGAGACCTGGCTGCGGCGCAAGGTGGACAGCGTGGTGCAACTCGGCACCCGCGCCTTCAGCCTGTGGGAGCAGCGGCCTTACCTCGTGCGCTTCAAGAACTACCAGCCGATCACCGGGGAGGAGGACTTCATGTACCAGAACGTCACCCTGCTGCCGCTGATGGGTGCCAGCGGCAGCGTGGAGCACCTGTGCGTGGTGATCTACGACGTCACCGAGGTGGCGCGCTACAAGAAGCAGGTCGCCGCCCTGCGCGCCGGCGACGGCGGCCCGGCATAG
- a CDS encoding response regulator, translated as MIPLLVCDDSMMARKQLIRALPQDWPVSITQATQGEEAMVAIRQGLGQVVLLDLTMPVMDGYQVLAQLRAEGLVAQVVVVSGDIQEEAQRRVMELGALAFIKKPADPAELRAVLVRLGLLKVPAPGVPAEPVPSREDLVLKVNFRDALREVSNVAMGRAAALLAKVLDVFVQLPVPQVNIFEVSELHMTLADAQRGERLSALCQGFIGDAIAGEALLLFHDSEIADMANLLRWQPADDKETSEMLLDLASILIGACLAGIAEQIDVRFSQGHPQLLGQHASIERLIHLNRTRWKKTLAVEISYSVEAHDVHFDLLLLFTEDSIPRLTHKIRYLMD; from the coding sequence GTGATCCCCCTCCTCGTCTGCGATGACTCGATGATGGCGCGCAAGCAACTGATCCGCGCCCTGCCCCAGGACTGGCCGGTGTCCATCACCCAGGCCACCCAGGGCGAAGAAGCCATGGTCGCCATCCGCCAGGGCCTGGGCCAGGTGGTGCTGCTGGACCTGACCATGCCGGTGATGGATGGCTACCAGGTGCTCGCCCAGCTGCGCGCCGAAGGCCTGGTGGCCCAGGTTGTGGTGGTTTCCGGCGACATCCAGGAGGAAGCCCAGCGCCGGGTGATGGAGCTGGGCGCCCTGGCCTTCATCAAGAAGCCCGCCGACCCGGCCGAGCTGCGCGCCGTGCTGGTGCGCCTGGGCCTGCTCAAGGTGCCGGCGCCGGGCGTGCCCGCCGAGCCGGTGCCCTCCCGCGAGGACCTGGTCCTCAAGGTCAACTTCCGCGATGCCCTGCGCGAGGTGAGCAACGTCGCCATGGGCCGCGCCGCCGCGCTGCTGGCCAAGGTGCTGGATGTCTTCGTGCAGTTGCCGGTACCCCAGGTGAACATCTTCGAAGTCAGCGAATTGCACATGACCCTGGCCGACGCCCAGCGCGGCGAGCGGCTCAGCGCGCTGTGCCAGGGCTTCATCGGCGACGCCATCGCCGGCGAGGCGCTGCTGCTGTTCCACGATTCCGAGATCGCCGACATGGCCAACCTGCTGCGCTGGCAGCCGGCCGACGACAAGGAAACCTCGGAGATGCTGCTGGACCTGGCAAGCATCCTCATCGGCGCCTGCCTGGCCGGCATCGCCGAGCAGATCGACGTGCGTTTCTCCCAGGGCCACCCGCAACTGCTCGGGCAGCATGCGTCCATCGAGCGGCTGATCCACCTCAACCGCACCCGCTGGAAGAAGACCCTGGCGGTGGAGATCAGCTACAGCGTCGAGGCCCACGACGTGCACTTCGACCTGCTGCTGCTGTTCACCGAGGACTCGATCCCGCGCCTGACCCACAAGATCCGCTACCTGATGGACTGA
- a CDS encoding amidohydrolase family protein, producing MNDILIKNPQAVMTGLRGERARAGSLDIRVRDGRIAEMAKDLQPGAGERVIDARRCLVYPGWINTHHHLAQNLLKAVPAGLNQDLQGWLASVPYPRLSRFTTELVQIAARLGMAELLLSGVTTCADHHYLYHANGSTESGDALFDIAEEFGMRFVLCRGGALESANAHPGFSKTALKPESLEQMLGDIERLKARYHQDTPDALRRVVVAPTTPTFSLPPTLLRELAQSARNMGLRLHTHLSETQNYVNFCREKYNCLPVEFVAEHEWLGPDVWFAHMVHAQPSEIRLLAQTGSGISHCPVSNARLGSGIAPVPQMAEAGVPISLGVDGVASNESGSMVGEANTAWLIHRANQGASATLAEDVIHWGTAGGARVLGLGAVGTLEVGQAADLVLYGLDHPRFFGFHDPALAPVLAGEPMAVRYSLVGGRLVVDDGVIPGLDLERLRREALDGVQQLLQGD from the coding sequence ATGAACGACATCCTGATCAAGAATCCCCAGGCCGTGATGACCGGCCTGCGGGGCGAACGGGCCCGCGCCGGCAGCCTCGACATCCGCGTCCGCGACGGGCGCATCGCCGAGATGGCCAAAGACCTGCAGCCGGGTGCCGGCGAGCGGGTGATCGACGCGCGCCGCTGCCTGGTCTACCCGGGCTGGATCAACACCCACCACCACCTCGCGCAGAACCTGCTCAAGGCCGTGCCCGCCGGCCTCAACCAGGACCTGCAGGGCTGGCTGGCCAGCGTGCCCTACCCGCGCCTGTCGCGCTTCACCACGGAGCTGGTGCAGATCGCCGCGCGCCTGGGCATGGCCGAGCTGCTGCTGTCGGGCGTCACCACCTGCGCCGACCACCACTACCTCTACCACGCCAACGGCAGCACCGAGAGCGGCGACGCGCTGTTCGACATCGCCGAGGAATTCGGCATGCGCTTCGTGCTCTGCCGGGGCGGCGCGCTGGAGTCGGCCAACGCCCACCCGGGCTTCTCGAAGACGGCCCTGAAGCCGGAAAGCCTGGAACAGATGCTCGGCGACATCGAGCGGCTCAAGGCGCGCTACCACCAGGACACCCCGGACGCCCTGCGCCGGGTGGTGGTGGCGCCCACCACGCCGACCTTCTCGCTGCCGCCGACGCTGCTCCGCGAACTGGCGCAGAGCGCCCGGAACATGGGCCTGCGCCTGCACACGCACCTGTCGGAGACGCAGAACTACGTGAACTTCTGCCGCGAGAAATACAACTGCCTGCCGGTGGAGTTCGTCGCCGAGCACGAGTGGCTGGGGCCGGACGTGTGGTTCGCCCATATGGTCCACGCCCAGCCCTCGGAGATCCGCCTGCTGGCGCAGACCGGCAGCGGCATCTCCCACTGCCCGGTGAGCAATGCGCGCCTGGGCAGCGGCATCGCCCCGGTGCCGCAGATGGCGGAAGCCGGCGTGCCGATCTCGCTGGGGGTGGACGGCGTCGCCTCCAACGAGTCCGGGAGCATGGTGGGCGAGGCCAACACCGCCTGGCTGATCCACCGTGCGAACCAGGGCGCCTCGGCCACCCTCGCCGAGGACGTCATCCACTGGGGCACGGCCGGCGGCGCCAGGGTGCTGGGCCTGGGTGCGGTGGGCACCCTGGAAGTGGGCCAGGCCGCCGACCTGGTGCTCTACGGCCTGGACCACCCGCGCTTCTTCGGCTTCCACGACCCGGCCCTCGCCCCGGTGCTGGCCGGCGAGCCGATGGCGGTGCGCTACAGCCTGGTGGGAGGGCGCCTGGTGGTGGACGACGGGGTGATCCCGGGGCTCGATCTTGAGCGTCTGCGCCGCGAGGCACTCGACGGCGTGCAGCAACTGCTGCAGGGGGACTGA